In Platichthys flesus chromosome 6, fPlaFle2.1, whole genome shotgun sequence, the genomic stretch tttgttttccactgctgcattaaaaaaaaaagatgcgtGATACTTGAATATTATTCTATTTTGATActttttcaactttattttgttCAATTTATGGTTTTTTTAAACTactattattcatttattataattGGATTGTTCTGTGAATATTCTATTTTCTATTgctatgcatttatttattttaatatattgtgtattttttctatATTCCATCTTATGTACATTATTCTTgttaatcattattataattaaaattatattttggtCAGGGAACATTCTCATATGAAAGgtactatacaaataaaatgattgtGGACATTTTTTAGTTGTGTGGTTACaccttatgtgtgtgtgtgttctcacctcCTTCCTGCCTCCCTGACCTTTGAACCCTGTCGTGTCCACTGCAGAGACCTTGGCCTGTTCGATCAGAGCCTTCAGCTGCTGCACGTTGCTCAGCAGCGTGTCGGCCATCTCCTCCAGGTACAGCCAGGTGTTCTTCTGGCCCTCGCTCTCTGCTGGCCCGACCTCCAGCCCACTCACCAGCCCTGCCGATGGAGACACTACCGCTGCCACTGACATCTTGGCCTGAACGGGCTGAGGTGTCACGGCCAACGCTGGCAAAGCGGTCAGCACtgagaaggaagaaaaagagcGACAAACTATATTTTACCTACAGTAGCGAGATGACATGAAATTAGGCTGTTATACACGCGGTACATCTCTGTTCGCTtccttcacttttcttttcatctttttccaAGCTACTAAAGACATGAAAAGACTAAGAAGTCTCGCCGGGACGACTTAGAGTGAAATCACACAtgcactgttttcttttttcagaagGTGACGCCTGctgtgatgttttcattagtcATGCACCTCACTTATCAAATGTAGAGACAATGTATTAAGAACCAAACACAAGCAGGTGGTCTGAGCAGATCCaggccagtgtgtttgtgcgagtgtGCCTCCACCATGCATCCAGTCCTGACCTAAATACACgatttaatgtgtgtgaaatTATTCCTGCGCTAGTGGAGTCACACGCAGCGCAGAGCTCCATTGGGAGTAGTCCAAAAATAACTGGACATCCATCTCAAACTGTGGTTTGACATGTCCCAGGgaaacatgtgtgtgcatgtctctgAGCGTCGCCAGCATCAAAGATAGGATAGTAAAGCACGTTATCAGGTCTTTTACaaggaaaataaacataatttaaatagagttatacatttataaatagatTATCATTATATATACTATGCAGAATTATTAATTGAgtttagtgagtcctcctcaaaaaGTTTTACCACTTGTTTTCTTgatggacgttgtgtgcagagcttttaaaaatacaacaaccGTGAAATGGGTTCTACAGGCAGACATTTTTTGAATAAGTACGTAGATGATTTATTGATGTGTTTTGCTATAGTAACATTGGTTTATTTAGTCTTGGTTTGGTTCCCTCACTGCTGATGTTTGTAAAAAATGAACTAACTAATGGAACTAAAGTGttcattgtgtttatatattgaAGAAGCATAAACTTCAGTTACATATGAAGTTGTAGCAGATGACGTTTCCAGTTTGTCTTCACGTTATATTCTTCACAAATATATCAGGTTATTTCCTCCCTTGATATGAGTCCTTATTAATGCTGCAATTTGATAAAATCCAACATGCTAAGTGCTCATCTGTCCAAACTTTGTGAGCACGAGTTTTAATTCTATGTCTTATTTAAGCTGACATTAAGAACTTGATTGACAGACTGGGTTTATTTTTAATCTGCAGATTTGAATTGATGTACGTAAattatttatcttgttttttacACACGCTGTTaatgtgtaacacacacagaggggatCAGAGAACTTCATTAACCTCGAGGTGAAGGACAGACAGTCCTAACGCTGGGaccacagctgtgtgtgtgtgtgtctgtgtgtgtgttgctgagcagTCAGATTAAATGTATGACTTTTTCAATCAATCAGAAGAGCCCTAGTGTGACGGCAAACATTTTGCGAGCAGTGATTGTttcaaaaatttaaattaattttattttcatttttgaatttggaagaaattaaatgtttttgtttctggtaCCTGTTGTGCTGGCAAACACCTCGCTCTGTGCCGAACCCTCAGAGATGATggcggcagcagcggcggcggtaGCGTCAGCAGTTGGACTgcggtcaaaggtcaaggtgccGGGGGTGGTGAACGTTCCAGTCGGGGACATGGTGACTGTGAGTGGAGGACAGACTGGTTTAAAAGTTTATCCCACAGATTTGATGAAAACTCCAGGACTTCCAATAAATTTAAATAACcgtttgtgtctttttcagaTTTCAGCTCAGACTAAGACAAACTGCACACGAGTCAATACATTTTCTCATATTTCATGAATCATAATAGTTCAGGGGTAATTTACATGGTGGTAGTGAATGTTTTTGACTAAAGTTTTAAGGTTAATTTAAAGGGATTAACAGTCGAATAATACAACGTTGAATATGATTAATGTTACTCCTGTCACTCTGAAACTTTTTAAAGAAGTTAACAGATGTGAACCTGCTAATCCTGAACTACAAACTGTTTAAACCTTTGTCTTCTTCtaatgtgagacacagagacagcgCCCCTCCTGCAGACACATGGGGAGGTAACCTGACTTACATGTGGTCCCAGGGGTCAGCGTGATGCTCTTGGTTGAAGGAAGctccttttttgggggggttggaGGAAGATCCATATCCTTTTTCCGTCTCTTGTAGGGGACGAAGAGGCGGACTGGTCCACTCTGAGCAGTCGGgaaacagggagacagacaaaATTAACCATCAACAGTTCAGATCCTTTAAATCAGAGACAAtgagatgaaaaacaatgagTTGGACTTTGATACGACTTGGTTCTGTAACTAATGAATGATTATATTCGCTATTCGCAGTCTACGAAATAAGTTTCTATGGCTAAATATTATTCAATTGTCTTGATGTGACACTTCCGCTCCCAGACAGAAGAAGTTGGGGATCAACTAATCCAGAGACTAATGGCTGACCCACTCTCCCTCCTCAGCTACAGCCACCAGGCTTGTCACTGTAATTTAACTTtaagtgaagaaaaaaagagagcacAACTGTTGCTATTCTCTTTGTAAACGGAGACAGTTGTAAAGACAATCTGTACAGTGCAGATACACACTGTGACTGTCTATAAAGTGACTGTagttaaagatggatgacatggaGGAGTATGAGTTTGTAGTGACAGGAAAACCAGCTTTACCATAGCGAGGCTTTCTGTAGCCAGAGACTCTCCATCCTTTGGAcactgtgacagagagagacagacatttaGAGAGAGACGAAACCAATCCAGCTCTGATGAACTGATTCGTCTGAACCAGGTGGTCTGTGAATGACCATTACAAGATCATATCTTAAATTTATGATTAACCCTTTCATTATCAGATTACAGCATCCGTCCAAGTTtagttattacatttttcttcagCCTGTTCAACTCTAACAGATTCAGtttacagagacacagagaccaaCTGTAACGGATCACAGAAACTGGAACAAGAGACTGCGTCGCCTAATTtctataaacagattttttGCAGAACCTGTAGGTGAAGGACAAGATTTTGCGGCCGGAAgccttctggtttctgtttttagTTTGACAAATCACCTTTCAGCGGGCTTTGGCTGCCTGCAGGTAGACAGTCTTTGTAGAAAGCAAAAGGGGCAGAATCATTTGACCAAAATCTGTCTGCTATTGGCTTCTTAAGTTATCGCATTTTTAGATAACTGTCGATTAGCAAAAATGTCTCCTGAGTGTAAAACACCTGCAAAAAGTATCGccgtttgtgttttgtgataaaagtgataaaagaaacaagTCCGACTGTAGACGCTGTGCGGCAGGTGCATGACCAAGTCTTGGCCAAGATATTAACAGATATCTGCCGTTGCTCCCAGGACTCTTCATGGGTTGCAAGGTTGGTGTTGACAGTATTGACtgaaatcaaatatttgaatCCCACCGTCAAACCCGCccagtcttctttttttttaaattgtaatattgGTTGTAagactgtttgttttataattaaTGGCAATTTGTAGAGAAATACATTATTTGGGCCTCTAGTCTACAAGAAGAAATAGAAAGTGTTTGGAAAAGATGCACCACCAGTTCTGTAATGGTGAACCCAAAGCCACAATCACAACAATGAAAAAATCAGGTTTTAACAGAAAAAGTCTTCACCTATAAACAGATTTAGCTTTTATGCAGCGTGTATCACACATGTATtactttgtaaaaaataatgatttggaTAGGGAATAAAAGTTGCTGACTGGTTGTAACAAACTAAAATTTAACTCTTCATTTGGACCATAGTCTTTTGCCAATCTGTGATCAATCTATTAAAATGTGGCCTTCAAATTGAGAGGAAATCAAACAATTGTTACCTGTCTGTAAAAAGAAACCTGAGTGGAATACGTCCCGATCTGGGAACGAAGAGCAGGTACATTTTTGAAGTTTTACTGGAAATGACTGAAAAACAATTGGACATCATTAACATCTGATCTAAAGTCACTCACCGCTGTCGGGTCATCACAACAGGCTGCACAGGTACAGGAGGCAGCGTGGGGGTTCAGGATGCGCTCctaaaaacatacacacacacccacttaAACTTAATGCCAACTTCCTGTTCAGAATCAGCTGCAAACAGTCTCTGTATGGTGTAGCACTGTGTAGTACTGCAGTGGTGGTGTATTCCCACAGTGGTATTAATGCAGTGATACCTGTATGAGGCAGAGCAGAGGGCGGCCAGCGTATCTGATGCTCCTCTTCCAGTCTTTGCTGCTCGCTCTTCCTGCCAGACCTTCAAACTCAGTGGGAGTGAACCACTGCTGGTTGAATTTGATGCAGTGACCTTTACCCCCTAAACATAACACTACACAGTCAGTGTGGGTAGAAACAGGATGAATTTCCAAAAAAGTAGAAGTGAATTATATCAGAAAAAACGGCCTAATGCTCTAGAAGACATTGTGAAGTGAATGACAGTAGGAGCTTGGATGGACATGAAGCTCTGCTGGCTAAATCATCAGTACGGACAGACAGCTGCTCTTTAACCAACAGTCAGGGTTTATTTGGTTTATTCACTCATGCTGCACAATATAGCCCATGCAGTCAAAAAAGAGCAACACAGAACTGGCTAAATCATTCATGTATTTTTGCATGATAACTTTGACTTTTGATACTAAAGGACATTTTGCGGATAATATTGATGAATGTTTACCTCAGCAACATTTCGAATGCAGGCCCTAAGTTTGTAACGAGGGTAAAGTATGTGGATACTTCTGACTGGTTTGTTccatatgcatatatatattaaactttTGCATTTTTCTAGTTCTGTTACACTTTATGTACAAAactgacatattttttttttttgactgtgCACTTCTCTTACACTTTCATAACAAGGATCTTGGTTCAATTATATTTAACGTGACACAAAATGGTCTTTGACTTTGACTGCACGACAATTGTGAACAAACATATGGCCACAACAGTTTTCAGTTGGAAAAATATGCTGTCTGTCACGATGTGATAAATCTGACATGAACAGTAAAATGGCACAAAAGATGAATTTAGAAATCAAGAGAGTGGTAGGGTGTAACACTGGTTAAGTCTGAGGTGAAGCTTAACCTGGAAACTATTCAGGACCGGGTTCATCTGGAGGGAAACGTATCAGTGGTGACTTAACCAGAAATTCAATCAGTTTTTCTGAGGAAAGTTTGGTTTAACTGGAAATGCCGCTGCATGAAACATTGCTGTGTAGATATGTGTCACCTGATCCGAGTCTGTTCTTGTAGAGGACACCACTGGAGTTCCTACAGCGGACCGGCAGCTCATTGTTGTAGACTGATGGGTCCCAGTTGTACTTGGAGCCAGAGTCTTTGTCATGGGGAGGAGTCAGTGGAGTGGGCGTGGTCTGTGGACCTGAGGGGTGCACACAAGGACAAAACAAGTAGACAGCGATCAGAGAGAGATGTAGGTTGCTTCCGTACAAGTTCAGGTTTTTGTACGTATTCACTTTTTTAACCAAACCTGGTTGAACATAGACACGACAGgaccttcacaaacacacacacacacctggtgcAATGGCGGTGGCAGATTTGAGGCCACTAGCCTCCACGATGCTGCCATCAGTGTGAACCACTATCAGTGTGGCCTTCTGGGTACTGAGACCCTCACCCAGCTGGAGGGTCGTCCTCCCActctgtaacacacaaacacagatgtctATGTAGGTAATTTGTAACACATTAGTTTCACCAGCAGATGTCAGCATGTCCTTTTTCATTTAGAGCTCAGAGTAACTAACCTATTtccaggaaagaaaaaatatgcATCCACAATCTCCCAAAGCCCAattaacatgtttaaatgtcttCCCTAGTCTGACAAGATGTGTGAGTTTTGGACACAACAGtccaaaacacagagacagctTATTAACATAGGAAAACCAGCAAATGCTtgcattaacatttttaattatcgTTAGCGtaatcatctgtgtgtgtatctaccAGCACGTGTTCAGGGAGGCTTCCTGACGTGGCGACGGTCGTGGTGTAAACGTTGTCCTCTGCAGCCTGAACGTCCCTCACCGTCATCTCTGATCAACAACAAGagatttcaaatattttaataatcaaatgCACTCCACTTCTACTGCACAATAGCTAATACATTACACCTTTAATGTAAGGATAAAATGTTGATATAACAGCCACACTGGGAGGGCTATAATGACAGAATCACCACAATCTGAGAACAGTTTTTAATAACCTATATCTGCCAAAATGcctatttactttatttgtccGAGACATCAGATATCAGGGGGAATTTTAAGCTTCATTTTCAATATTATCCCGCATTTTTTAGCAGAGGTGGATCCAGGGAGGCAGTTACTGGaccctgaagtgcccctgtcctgtcagtagtctATTCTGTAATGAAACAGTCACTTGCTTACAATGATCATAgtagattatttttattttctaagcttttttaaAGTGCACAATGTGGGAAGCTACAGAGTTAGCAGTTAACAAGAACCGACTGTGCATCTCACTGAATTAGCAATTGTGCAGGGATCTGTGTTAGTGGTGGCCCCCTTATGGGCCCTGATTTAGTAAAATCCTAGATTCGCCACTGTAGCTAATGAATGTGATGCAaaatttcacattatttatcAATGATGTGAATGTTGCATGTCCATGATTGTTATCAGAAGCGGTGGAAATTGTTGTGGGGATGCTTTTATTAATATCATTGTTGTTCAACAGAGCAGTGTGGCACTTCCACTGGTGCCGGGGACTTTATGATCACTTTAATTATACCCTCACCAAACTATGTTCAATATCTGACGTATTGATACAGAAGAATGGACAGAAATACATTTCAAGTACTAATGCATTATGAATCACATGACATTTCATACTTGTTACGAACTGATGTTAAATTCGGCCTACTTACAATACCtctaataaaacaaatacaattaaaatatgGACTTTAAACACGGTTAACATTGTCCACTCCATTAAAGCACCAGTAAACTGTGTTGTGCTAGTGTAAACTAACTGTATTGAATATCTTTGCGGGATTCGGGACCGCTTGATAAATTGATAAAGTGGATGCGCGCGTTAGGAGATCAAACtactaaacacattttttaaactgtagaATGATTCATGGGAGTTGTTTAACTTACTGGCACACGTAGCACACGTGTGCAGGAGTAATGTGAAAGTCCCCATTTGAATCGTAACTAAGATACtgagcagtgtgtgttctcctttGTTTACAAACGgagtgaacgtgtgtgtgttttagcgCCACCCAGCTCAGCGGCCTGCTGTTAGCTCCGACCACACACCCGCCTTTACCTGCGAACGCCGCGTCAGCCTCGTCTGGGTTCGGCAGGGACTCGGCTTCCATGTCGATGTTTCCCGGTTCCGCCATCACAGCCATCGTGGCAACTTCGGCCTCCGACTCGGTATCCGAGTCCACCGGCGGCTCGTCGATGGGCGGTTCATCCAGCCCGAGCGCCTTCGTGGCCGAGTCCGCTTCGTCCATTCTCCAGCGCTACGACAAGAGCCGAATGCGACCGAGCAGCAGCGGCGCCGAGACGAGGTCCGAGCGCAGCCGAGTCTGATCCGAACCCGAGGAGTATGGCAAGGTCCCGGAGCCGGTAACGCTAATGGATGAAAACCGTTGTATTCACACCGACCTTAACGTAAAACGTCCCAGAATGGGGAGAGCTAAAGCGGAAAGCGGAAGACAGTCCGAGTGGTTTTTATCAAGTCGAGGAAAGCGATGCACCCGAAGACTTCCGGAAAAACACGAAGCGACACACAGCGGCGAACAGCGCACACGCATTTACACACGCGCAGAGAAGACCAGAACGTCTTCATTTACACGCAACTTCATGAGCTTACATATTGAACCAAGATCTTTGAATTATCTTAATTATCTAACGTTTGTTTTAGCCGCTGCTGATTCAGGTTTGTGAAGACCtgtgcaataaaagtggaataTAATGGTTTTGCAGACCCGGGGGGATTCTACAACTACAACGTAGTCATGGTATATAGGAGATAGAAGTGTATTTTTACTATTTCTAAAACTGGCATTATTCAACTGGACTACACACATAGACCTCAAAGGAAAATATGCAACTGAATATAACTAACTATGCTATATTTTCCCCATCATAACAACATCATTAATATCTTCGGGTTATGAAATTAAGTATACAgtgactgaaaatgaaaaatcgatgcagagtccacatcgtgatgcatctaagaatggagacatttccagacctctagtgtggaacgtggtgaaactgaaccctttcaggaccctgaaaaaattaaataaaacttgctctgccagagtCTCTCTTTTGActcattttgctggtcccaagcccggataaagggggagggttggacgtagagctagcaatGCCGCCCCACTAAACAGTGCGGTGCACATGAtcttgcggtgcacatcatcctgcagcacatcatcctgccgcacaTCATCAAAGCACATCATGGTgcccgcacatcatcctgcagcgcacctcatcctgcggcgcacctcatcctgcagcgcacatcatcctgcggtgcacatcatcctgtggcgcacttcaccctgcagcgcacctcatcctgttgcggacatcatcatcacccacatcatcgtgtggcgcacatcatcctgcagcgcacatcatcctggggcgcacatcggtgCACATcttcctgccgcgcacatcctCATGTGctcacatcatcttgcagcgcacatcattctgcggtgcacttcatcctgcagcacacctcaatgtgcggcgcacatcatcatcacccacatcatggtgtggtgcacatcatcctgcagcgcacatcatcctgcggagcacatcatcacgcacatcatcgtgtggcgcacaccATAgtgcggcagacatcatcctgcggcgcaaatcatcaccgcacatcatcgtggg encodes the following:
- the deaf1 gene encoding deformed epidermal autoregulatory factor 1 homolog isoform X1; this encodes MDEADSATKALGLDEPPIDEPPVDSDTESEAEVATMAVMAEPGNIDMEAESLPNPDEADAAFAEMTVRDVQAAEDNVYTTTVATSGSLPEHVLSGRTTLQLGEGLSTQKATLIVVHTDGSIVEASGLKSATAIAPGPQTTPTPLTPPHDKDSGSKYNWDPSVYNNELPVRCRNSSGVLYKNRLGSGGKGHCIKFNQQWFTPTEFEGLAGRASSKDWKRSIRYAGRPLLCLIQERILNPHAASCTCAACCDDPTAIGTYSTQVSFYRQCPKDGESLATESLAMSGPVRLFVPYKRRKKDMDLPPTPPKKELPSTKSITLTPGTTFTMSPTGTFTTPGTLTFDRSPTADATAAAAAAIISEGSAQSEVFASTTVLTALPALAVTPQPVQAKMSVAAVVSPSAGLVSGLEVGPAESEGQKNTWLYLEEMADTLLSNVQQLKALIEQAKVSAVDTTGFKGQGGRKECGFSQSFQNQITFQQPDDSDAKRNSDITEIIINQMCVNCGRMAMSECTGCHKVNYCSTFCQRKDWRDHQHSCCQSAGGMSIQEEDPITAIDMDKVK
- the deaf1 gene encoding deformed epidermal autoregulatory factor 1 homolog isoform X2, which encodes MDEADSATKALGLDEPPIDEPPVDSDTESEAEVATMAVMAEPGNIDMEAESLPNPDEADAAFAEMTVRDVQAAEDNVYTTTVATSGSLPEHVLSGRTTLQLGEGLSTQKATLIVVHTDGSIVEASGLKSATAIAPGPQTTPTPLTPPHDKDSGSKYNWDPSVYNNELPVRCRNSSGVLYKNRLGSGGKGHCIKFNQQWFTPTEFEGLAGRASSKDWKRSIRYAGRPLLCLIQERILNPHAASCTCAACCDDPTAIGTYSTQVSFYRQCPKDGESLATESLAMSGPVRLFVPYKRRKKDMDLPPTPPKKELPSTKSITLTPGTTFTMSPTGTFTTPGTLTFDRSPTADATAAAAAAIISEGSAQSEVFASTTVLTALPALAVTPQPVQAKMSVAAVVSPSAGLVSGLEVGPAESEGQKNTWLYLEEMADTLLSNVQQLKALIEQAKVSAVDTTGFKGQGGRKECGFSQSFQNQITFQQPDDSDAKRNSDITEIIINMCVNCGRMAMSECTGCHKVNYCSTFCQRKDWRDHQHSCCQSAGGMSIQEEDPITAIDMDKVK
- the deaf1 gene encoding deformed epidermal autoregulatory factor 1 homolog isoform X3; translated protein: MDEADSATKALGLDEPPIDEPPVDSDTESEAEVATMAVMAEPGNIDMEAESLPNPDEADAAFAEMTVRDVQAAEDNVYTTTVATSGSLPEHVLSGRTTLQLGEGLSTQKATLIVVHTDGSIVEASGLKSATAIAPGPQTTPTPLTPPHDKDSGSKYNWDPSVYNNELPVRCRNSSGVLYKNRLGSGGKGHCIKFNQQWFTPTEFEGLAGRASSKDWKRSIRYAGRPLLCLIQERILNPHAASCTCAACCDDPTACPKDGESLATESLAMSGPVRLFVPYKRRKKDMDLPPTPPKKELPSTKSITLTPGTTFTMSPTGTFTTPGTLTFDRSPTADATAAAAAAIISEGSAQSEVFASTTVLTALPALAVTPQPVQAKMSVAAVVSPSAGLVSGLEVGPAESEGQKNTWLYLEEMADTLLSNVQQLKALIEQAKVSAVDTTGFKGQGGRKECGFSQSFQNQITFQQPDDSDAKRNSDITEIIINQMCVNCGRMAMSECTGCHKVNYCSTFCQRKDWRDHQHSCCQSAGGMSIQEEDPITAIDMDKVK